From a single Canis aureus isolate CA01 chromosome 5, VMU_Caureus_v.1.0, whole genome shotgun sequence genomic region:
- the LOC144314109 gene encoding uncharacterized protein LOC144314109, with the protein MAVPRRSDEASAGRRAAVSGPPRPGEERRPRRPAPPGLRLERAAPGRRGSLSGCCCGGRRAAGSGPAPVAARAESAESEVRPLREALPAFPLSVRSWTYTRTHLGQTLGSGGRRLQEPPTTCKSARCRVR; encoded by the coding sequence ATGGCGGTCCCGCGGCGCAGTGACGAGGCCAGCGCGGGGAGGAGGGCCGCGGTCTcgggcccgccccggcccggggaggagcggagGCCACGCCGTCCCGCCCCTCCTGGCCTCCGCCTGGAGCGCGCTGCTCCGGGGCGGCGGGGCTCGCTCTCCGGGTGCTGctgcggcgggcggcgggcggcgggctccGGGCCGGCCCCTGTTGCGGCGCGGGCCGAATCGGCGGAGTCGGAGGTGCGGCCGCTGAGGGAAGCCCTCCCCGCCTTTCCTTTGTCCGTTCGCTCGTGGACTTACACGCGCACCCACTTAGGACAGACGCTCGGCTCCGGTGGACGCCGGCTACAAGAACCTCCAACTACCTGCAAATCC
- the SETD9 gene encoding SET domain-containing protein 9 isoform X2: MPGRLLRGLWQRWRRYKYRFVPWIALNLNHNPRTLRYVPEESKDKVISDEDVLGTLLKVFQALFINDLNKQSDILTMLPETVKSNYHDLLSVQHPRVKLLEHRHQQQNNFKPEEILYKTLGFSVARATSSLISAGKGVFVTRGLVPKGAVVSMYPGTVYQKYEPIFFQSIGNPFIFRCLDGVLIDGNDKGISKVVYRSCNGRDRLGPFKMSDSTWLTTEICNPLAVGQYVNNCSNDRAANVCYQEFDVPAVFPIELKQYLPNIAYSCDKQSEYHKMYLSHSISATIHH; encoded by the exons ATGCCCGGCCGCCTGCTGCGGGGCCTGTGGCAGCGATGGCGCCGTTACAAGTACCGCTTCGTTCCCTGGATCGCGCTGAACCTAAACCACAACCCCAG GACCCTCCGATATGTTCCAGAGGAATCCAAAGACAAAGTTATCTCAGATGAAGATGTCCTAGGAACATTACTGAAAGTTTTCCAGGCTCTATTCATAAATGATCTCAATAAGCAATCAGATATCTTGACTATGCTTCCAGAAACTGTTAAATCAAACTATCACGACCTACTGTCAGTTCAACATCCAAGGGTGAAACTGCTTGAACACAGACATCAACAGCAAAATAACTTTAAGCCAGAAGAGATTCTTTATAAGACATTGGGTTTCAGTGTTGCCCGAGCAACTAGCTCATTGATTTCTGCTGGAAAAGGTGTCTTCGTTACCAGAGGATTGGTACCAAAAGGCGCGGTTGTATCTATGTATCCTG GTACAGTATATCAGAAGTATGAGCCAATTTTTTTCCAATCCATTGGAAACCCATTTATTTTTAGATGCCTGGATGGGGTACTCATTGATGGAAATGACAAAGGAATATCAAAAGTTGTATACAG ATCTTGCAATGGGAGGGATCGACTTGGTCCCTTCAAAATGAGTGATAGTACTTGgctaacaacagaaatttgtaaCCCACTGGCTGTAGGGCAGTATGTCAACAATTGTTCAAATG ACAGAGCAGCTAATGTCTGCTATCAAGAATTTGATGTGCCTGCAGTTTTCCCTATAGAGCTGAAGCAGTATCTTCCAAACATTGCCTACAGCTGTGACAAACAAAG
- the SETD9 gene encoding SET domain-containing protein 9 isoform X1, whose product MPGRLLRGLWQRWRRYKYRFVPWIALNLNHNPRTLRYVPEESKDKVISDEDVLGTLLKVFQALFINDLNKQSDILTMLPETVKSNYHDLLSVQHPRVKLLEHRHQQQNNFKPEEILYKTLGFSVARATSSLISAGKGVFVTRGLVPKGAVVSMYPGTVYQKYEPIFFQSIGNPFIFRCLDGVLIDGNDKGISKVVYRSCNGRDRLGPFKMSDSTWLTTEICNPLAVGQYVNNCSNDRAANVCYQEFDVPAVFPIELKQYLPNIAYSCDKQSPLRCVILVALRDIKQGEELFSNYYTIVS is encoded by the exons ATGCCCGGCCGCCTGCTGCGGGGCCTGTGGCAGCGATGGCGCCGTTACAAGTACCGCTTCGTTCCCTGGATCGCGCTGAACCTAAACCACAACCCCAG GACCCTCCGATATGTTCCAGAGGAATCCAAAGACAAAGTTATCTCAGATGAAGATGTCCTAGGAACATTACTGAAAGTTTTCCAGGCTCTATTCATAAATGATCTCAATAAGCAATCAGATATCTTGACTATGCTTCCAGAAACTGTTAAATCAAACTATCACGACCTACTGTCAGTTCAACATCCAAGGGTGAAACTGCTTGAACACAGACATCAACAGCAAAATAACTTTAAGCCAGAAGAGATTCTTTATAAGACATTGGGTTTCAGTGTTGCCCGAGCAACTAGCTCATTGATTTCTGCTGGAAAAGGTGTCTTCGTTACCAGAGGATTGGTACCAAAAGGCGCGGTTGTATCTATGTATCCTG GTACAGTATATCAGAAGTATGAGCCAATTTTTTTCCAATCCATTGGAAACCCATTTATTTTTAGATGCCTGGATGGGGTACTCATTGATGGAAATGACAAAGGAATATCAAAAGTTGTATACAG ATCTTGCAATGGGAGGGATCGACTTGGTCCCTTCAAAATGAGTGATAGTACTTGgctaacaacagaaatttgtaaCCCACTGGCTGTAGGGCAGTATGTCAACAATTGTTCAAATG ACAGAGCAGCTAATGTCTGCTATCAAGAATTTGATGTGCCTGCAGTTTTCCCTATAGAGCTGAAGCAGTATCTTCCAAACATTGCCTACAGCTGTGACAAACAAAG cCCACTTCGATGTGTCATTCTTGTAGCACTCAGGGACATCAAACAAGGAGAAGAGCTTTTTTCAAATTACTATACAATTGTCAGCTAA